The stretch of DNA CAGCAGGCAAGTATCCTGCGCTGGTGGGATTTGACTTCCTGTTCGCTAACGGCGTAAAGGCCAGCGATTCCTGGTACCAGAGCTACACACAGACAGCTATCGACGCAGCCGCAGACCTTTGGGCAAACGGCGGCATTCCCGCTTTCTCCTGGCACTGGAAGGATCCTAGCCACACTATTGACGCCTTCTATACCAAGGCAGGCAACCCCAAGGAATTCACCAACTTTGACTATACCAAGGGCTTCAAGGCTGGCACCACCGAATGGGACGAAACATCCGAAACCTATAAGCAGATTGTAGAAGATATCGACGAAATCGCCATCTACTTCAAGCAACTCCAGGAAAAGGGTGCTGCAGCAATTTTCCGTCCCCTCCATGAATCTGGCGGAGCATTCTTCTGGTGGAGCGCCGTTACTGACGCCAAGGACATGCACAAGGGTGCTGAATACGCAGCCCTCTACCGTCTGGTCTACGATCGCATGGTCAAGGTCAATGGAGTCAACAACCTCATCTGGGTTTGGAACGCCCAGACCGACATCTTTGACGATGCAACCTGGAATCCGGGCGCAGAATACTATGACGTTTTCTCCGTAGATATCTACAACCCCGCTTACGACTACCAGAGCAATTCCGCCGCCTTCAAGAAGATGCAGCAGATCAACGGCGACAAAATCCTGGCTCTCTCTGAAAACGGTCCTATTCCCGATGCATCCCTGATGTACAAGGATGGTGCTGTCTGGAGCTGGAACATGCCTTGGTACGAATCCTGGGATGGTAAGTACGTCAGCAAGACCAAGAACACCGTCTGGGAAGCAAACCTGAAATCTCCTTGCGTTTACGCCCTCGAAGATATGCCCGGCTGGGACAATTACACCATCAGTAACGCTCCGGCTGCAGCATGTGAAGTTGGCTACGCCCTTGCCGACCTGGATACCGCTGTGGACCACACCATTACCTTCCCTGCAGATACTGCAACCAACGGCTACCTCATGGTTACCGCAAACGCAAGTGCCGCAGATACCGCCAAGGGCAATATCGTGATCAAGTCCGGTAAAATCGACCTTTCTACAGCAAAAGTCGTTACCCTGGAAGTGGACAACTCCAATAATGACGCTGGCGTATGGTTCACCATCGCATTCTTGACCGGCGCTCCGGATTGGGCATGGGCTCAGCCCGATGGCTGCTGGATCAATGGCGGCGAAGTCACCACTTGCAAAATTGACCTGAGCACCACCGCTAAGGACCAGGTAATCCTTGAAGGCGACGATTATACCAACTTCATGAAGAACATCAGCAAGTTCTACATTGAATTCTCCGGCGCTGCATGGTCTGGAACGTTGTTCTTTGACGATGTAAAGACTGACGCAGGCGTGGTAATCAACGACTTCAACAAAGTTGCAAAGATTACCGTCGAAGAAGGCAGCTTCGTAAAGGCAGAAATCATCGGTAGTGGCGCCCCCAACGCAATCCACCAGGTTGCAGCAGCCTCTGCAAAACTTAGCGTTCAGGGTCACAGCATCATGCTCTCCACCGTCAAGACCGGCGACGTAAACGTAGAAGTCTACGGCATGAACGGTAAGCGAATCACGACCCTCTACCACGGTGCTCTTACTGCCGGAACCCACGCCTTTGACATGACGGACCTCTCCAAGGGTCAGTTCATCGTCCGAGTAAAGGGCGCTGGCATGGATGCCGCCCAGGTAATCAAGCTTAAGTAATCTGAATTTTGTTTGGGATGTGTGCGCCGCGGATTTATTCCGCGGCGTTTTTTTTCGTTTTTCGGCAGAAATCCGGTCTCAAGTGCCCTTAAAGCGCCCCCAAAATATGACTTATTTCACATTTAAGGTTATGATAATCTTCCAAGGGAAACATTTTGCCTGCAAGTATATAGATTTTAGGGCGAAAAAAAAGGAGATTCTAATGAATAAACTGACAAAAATGGCACTTGCAGGCATGATCGCAGCAGGCACTTCCATGGCCGCCAACGGTGACGGTTACAAGATGAGCATCTGCTCTACCGACAAGTCTAAGCTTTGCCATAACAACAAGGAAATCTTCCTCAACGGAATGAACATCGCCTGGTGGAACTTCAGCCAGGACGTTGGTAAGGACGCCAACGGCAAGTTGATGACAATCGATGAAAACGCCGTACGCAAGGACCTGAAGGATCTTCGCGCCGCAGGCGGTAACTCCATTCGTTGGTGGCTTTTCACCAACAACACCATGGACCCCAGCTTTGACCCCACCACCCATTATGCCACCGGCATTGAGGAACAGACCATCAAGAACGTAGGTATGGTCCTGGACATCGCCGAAGAATACGGCATCGTGGTGGACCTCTGCCTTCTTTCCTTCGACATGATGAAGAAGGATTACAATTCCACCCACGACTGGGGCGGACGTTTCGATTTCGAAGCAAACGAATTGATTTTGAAGGACGAAGCTGCAACACAGGCTTTCATTGACAAGGCTGTGCTCCCGCTGGTAAAGGCATACAAGAATCACCCGGCACTCCTCGCCTGGGAAGTGTTTAACGAACCGGAAGGTATGACTAGCACCGAAAACTTCGGTAACGGCTGGGGCACCGAACTGGTGGACATCAAGTACATCCAGCGCGTCATCAACATGACTGCCGACGCCATCCACAAGGAAGCCCCCACCAACCTGGTTTCTAACGGTAGCGCCCGCTTTACCATGACCAGTGACAAGTGCGGTAAAAACTATTACACCGACGCCCAGCTCTTGGCTGCCGGCGAAAACAAGTATACCAAGGGTACTCTGGACTTCTACCAAGTTCATTACTATCCGGAATGGAATCCCAACAGCGCAAGTCCCTTCCACAATCCGTACAGCTACTATTTGCTGGACAAGCCTATGGTGGTTGGCGAGCTCCCGGGCGCTGACTGGACCGACGTGAACACCAGCGGTGGCAACCTGAGCCAGGATCCTGCAGGCTCCCGCCAGATGACCATTGCCGACGCCTACAAGTACGCCTTTGAAAACGGCTACTCCGGCGCAATGGGCTGGACTCTCCACGAAGAAGCCGGCAACGACTTCTACAAGGGAGCCATCTGGAGCCTTGCAAATTCTGCAGCAGCCTTGACCACCATCTACAACCTGGATTCTACCAAGGTAAAGATTAAGGACGAGGCGGTTTCTGCTGGCGGTCAGAACGGTTGGATGAAGGTTACCTACGCTAACACTGACGCAAGCGAAGGCGCAAATCTTACCTACAAGTTTACCACCAAGCTTACCGGCAATAAGGAAATTTCCTTTACCGTAAAGAACAATTCCACCCAGGATTTGCAGTACACCATGGCTCTCAAGACCAATGCAAACGACAAGCATCAGGCCTGGGGCTGGTACAACGGAAACAACTACTGTGATGTTGCCGCTGGTGAAACCGCAACCTGCACCTTCCCCGTTGCAGACTTTGCTTACTGGGAAGATGATTATCCCATTACAGAAAACCTGGGCAACCTGGCAGAAGTCATTATCAAGATGACCACTGGGGATTTCAGCGGTGAAGTTCTGATTGACAACGTTCTTGTAGACGGCGGCGCAATCGTCATCAACAACTTCGATACAGAATTCGACACTTTCTCTCCGGAACAGGCTACCATTACCAAGGTGGAAACCTACTTTGACGGAACCCCGGCAACACCGTTGTCCATCAAGGCTACTGCAGCGGTTCCTGCAGCAAAGATGAACGTGATCGGCAACCGCATCATGCTTTCTACGGCAACTATGGGCGAAACCTCTGTTGACGTATTCAGCTTGAACGGCAACCGCATTGCAACTCTGTTCCGCGGAAGCCTTTCCGCAGGCACCCACGCCTTCAACATGAGCGAAATGCCCAAGGGCCAGTACATTGTCCGCGTGAAGGGTGCTGGCATCGCCGCTACGCAGCCCGTCAAGATTAAGTAATTCGCTTTTTCTCTTTAAGATAAAGAGCCTCGGGATTCGTCTCGAGGCTTTTTTTATTAATGGTGCGAGTATTTCAACGATTTAAGCTTTTTAGAACATTCTCCCATTTTGAAAAAATGATTTTCGAATATAGATTTAAGGTGGTTTAATTAAGGAGTGTTTATGGGATTATGTTACAAAGCCCCCAAATGGGCTATCTCTTTTGCAACAGTCGCAGGAATCGTTGTTTCTGCAAATGCAGCCCCCACAAAGTACGAAGCAGAAGATCAGGAGGGCATTGCTGCCGCTGATGTCATTGCAAAAGACGGATTCTCCGGCGGAAAGTACGTAAAAGTCAGCAAGGCAATGACATTTACCGTCAAGGTGGATGAAACTGCCATGTATGACATCGAAACCAACGTGCTCATCAAGCAGTACGACTGGACAACCTCCAAGATCCAGGTTAACGGAGTTGATGTTGGTTCCATGCTGACGACACCTCGTAACTGCGACTCCGCCTATGTCGTAACTGCCTCCGCCAAGATGAAGGCTGGCGAAAATACAATTACCGTTGGCAACGATGCAATCGGTGTAGACTACATTACCGTTGGAAAACATCCCGATCCGGAATTCAACATTAGCGCCCAGCCCGTAACTCCGGGTGCTACAGAAAGCGCAATAAAGGTAAAGACCTTCCTCCGCGACAACTTCTTAAAGAAGACCATCAGCGGCATGATGATCAGCGACCAGAATTTCAACTACGATTACGGCAACATGAAGTTGCTTTCTGCCGCAGAATGCACCCCTGAAGATTCCTGCAAGTTCCTAAAGGGTGAAGACACCTGGAAGGGCCAAACCGACATCGCCGAATTCTACAAGCGCTCCGGCCACTATCCTGCCATTGGCGGTTTCGATATGCTTTTTGCCGCTGGCGGACATCACGAAGAAGGATGGTTCCGAGGCTATACCGAAAACAACCTGGTTATGACAGAAGACCTGTGGAAGATGGGTGGTATTCCCACTTACACCTGGCACTGGAAAGTTGGGCAAGACACAGTGTTCTACACCCAAGGAACGCCTGCTGGTTTCAACGACCCAGGTTGCAAAGAAGGTGTCATGGGAACTTCCGGAACCAACACCTGTTTTAACTATACCAAGGCCTTCAAGGGAGAACAGTGCAAAGAAATTGATGAGACTTCCAAGGAATACAAGGACATCGTAGCTGACGTAGACATTGTTTCCGGTTACTTCAAGCAGCTTGAAGAAAAGGGCATCGCCGTAGTATGGCGTCCTCTTCACGAAGCAAGCGGTGGCTGGTTCTGGTGGGGAGTTGCCTCTCCCGAATGCTACGTGCAGCTTTGGCGCCTTGTTTTCGACCGTATGGTAAACGTCAACAAGAACAAAAACTTGATTTGGGTCTGGAACATCAATACCGACCCCAAGCTCGGCTACGACTACTCCGCCCTCAACGGAGCCTGGTATCCAGGCGATGAGTACGTAGACATTGTTGCAGTGGATATTTACGACCCGCTGAACAACCATAATTCCGCAGCCAATTACTGGAACAAGATTATTGAAGAAGTGGGCACCAACAAGATGATTGCACTCAGCGAAAACGGCGCCATTCCCGACATTGACAGCATTGCCGAAGACAAATCCTATTGGAGCTACTGGATGACCTGGAGCCAGACCTGGAGTGGAAACTTTCTGGAAAAGACCCCTGCCGACATGTGGAAGCGCAATCTTGATGATGAGCGCATTATTGCCCTCGACGATATGCCGGGCTGGGAAAACGTAAAGGCAGATCCCAGCGACATCATCACTCGCCGTCATGCAACCTTCAATACAAATAAATTAACAGCATCTGTTCGTGGCAAGATCCTGCAACTTTCAGTTCCTGTTTCTGAATACGGGTCAGTGGATATTTTTGACATGCAGGGAAACCGAGTCGCAAGCCTGTTCAAGGGTAACATTCCTGCAGGAACAATGCAGTTTAGCCTAGAACCCTTGGCCAACGGAAACTACATCATCCGCGCTAGGTCAAATTCCGCTTCCATGCAGCAAACGATCCGCATCAGATAGCAAGCTGTCACAGCACTTTGAATGTTACAAAACGCAGGTTTCGGCCTGCGTTTTCTATATTTTAAGCATGTCTGAAAAACATCCTCTTTACTTTACTATCCACGGCCACTTCTATCAGCCGCCCCGCGAAAATCCTTGGACTGGTGTTATCGAAAACCAGCCCAGCGCACGCCCCAACCATGACTGGAACGACCGCATTGCAAGCCAGTGCTACAGTCCTAACTCCGCAAGCCGAATTCTTTCCCCTAACGGCCGCATCGTAGATATCGTAAACAACTACGACTTCATGAGTTTCAACATGGGTCCCACCCTCATGGGATGGATTCGCACCCATACTCCCGAAACCTACAAGCGCATCCAGGAAGCTGACAAGCGCAGCATGGAACGTTTGAACGGTCATGGCAACGCCATTGCCCAGGTCTACAACCATATCATCATGCCCCTTGCCTCTGCAGAAGACAAGAAGACCCAGATTCGCTGGGGCATTGAAGACTTCAAGTTCCACTTCGGACGTATGCCCGAGGCCATGTGGTTGGCAGAAACCGCCATCAATATGGAAACGGTGGTGGAACTGATCAAGGCTGGCATCAAGTTTACCATTCTCTCCCCCACCCAGGCAGATTCCTTCCGCGCCTTGGCAGAAGATGGTTCCGCCAAGGATGGCGAATGGCAGGGTTGCGCAAACACCGATATCGACACCACCCGCCCCTACCGCATCTATCCCCGCGATAAGGAAGGTAACCTTGTCTGTGACGGTTACCTGGATGTATTCTTCTACAATCCCTGGCTTTCCTCTGCAGTAGGCTTTGAACATCTGCTCCGCGACGCAGGCACCTTCGGTCGCCGCATCAAGGACGCCTGGGATGAGAACCGGGTCGATCCGCAGTTGGTCAGCATTGGTACCGATGGCGAATCCTACGGCCACCACGAGCCCTTCGGCGACATGTGCGCCGCATGGCTCTACAACCATTACGCCCCCGAAAACAACATGGTGCCGGTAAACTACGGCTGGTTCCTGGAAAAGTTCCCGCCTAAGCACGAAGTCCTCCTCAAGAACTTCCATAGCGAAGGTTGTGCGTGGAGCTGCGCCCACGGTGTTGGCCGTTGGTACCGCGATTGCGGTTGCTCCACCGGCGGCGGCCCCGATTGGAACCAGAAGTGGCGCGGATCTCTCCGCGACGCCATGAACCACCTGAAGAAGCTTGCAGACGACGTCTTTGTCCGTGAGTTCGCAAAGATTTCCAACGTAAATCCCTGGGATGCACGAAACAACTACGTGCAGACCCTGGTGGCTCCCGAAGACAAGAAGCGAGTCAAGGATTTCCTCGCCGCCACAGTCAAGGCTCCCGAAAACGAGGAAATGTGCGCCAAGGCAATCCGCCTTCTGGAAATCCAGAAGTTCTGCCTGTTCAGCTTCACTAGCTGTGGTTGGTTCTTCAATGATATCGAAGGCTTGGAACCTGTGCAGAACATGCGCTACGCCCTGCGCGCCATGGAACTGCTGGAACCGTTCCTCCCCCGCGACCACCATATCCGTAACCAGTTCCTGAGTATCCTGGGACGCGCCACCAGTAACGAGCACAAGTGGAATGGTGCAGAAGTATTTACCCGTTACGCAGAAGAACAGGTGCCCGTTGTTGTTAAGCAGATGGCTGAACGCGCCGCCATCTTCCACTTGAACTTGGAAGAAGGCTACGACAACGCAGACGATCGCATGACCGCAACCAAGATTGCAAGCAACGACAATCAAACTCTGGTCCGCGCCGAATACAAGGACAAGATGATTGGAGAATCCCGCATTGCCTCCGTTCTGGTCATTACCGACAGCCTCGGCCGAATCAACATCGTTGTGGCTGACGGCGAGAACGACAAGAACGAATTGAAGTTCACAAGCAATCCCAACATGAGCACAGAGGAACTCCAGAGCGAATATCCCACAGCCTATGTGGTCCGCATGCGTGACCTAATGAGCGACTCCCTCCGTCGTATCAACCAGATTACCACCCGCAAGGACTTGACCTCCATTACCAAGTCCTTCTCCAGCTTCGCCCTGTCCCACGGTCTTTCTATCGACAGTTTGGCCGACCCCGACCATACCCTGCCCGATACCCTGCGCAAGATCCTGTCTCTTGAAATCAACTCCAAGATTCATCACATGGCTCTCCAGTACCTGAAGAAGGACGACAAGAACCTCTTTGATGAAATCCAGGACTTGATTGACGAAGCAAAGCGCCTGGAAACCACTTTCAGCTTTGGTGGCACCGGACGAATCTTCTTCGCAAGACTTTGCGAACTGATCGACGCAGTGTCTACCAAGTACAGCAAGGCTACCGTAGACCATATCACCGGCCTCATTACGGTAGCAGACTGGCTCCAGCTTGGCATCGACAAGACCAGCCTCGAAAACAAGGTGTTCCCCTTCTACAAGGAATACCTGAAGGATACTGCCGGCAATCTTTCCGGTCTTAAGCCCATGTTCAGCTGGTTGAACTTCGAGGTATAGCGTGTACAGAATGTCCCAAAAGCCGATGATTACGGCTGAACAAATTCAAAAGAGAATCCGCGAACTGGCAGCAGGCATCGCGGCATCCTATGAATTTGACGTAATCCTTTCGGCTCTTACCGGGGCATACATGTTTACCGCCGACTTAAGCCGCGCCTTGGCAAAGCCGCAAATCCGTATCGCTTTCATCAAGGCATCGAGCTATGGAGACGGCACGGAATCCAGCGGCCAAATCAAGGTCTCTGGGCTCGAGAAGATTGACCTCAAGGGAAAGCGCGTCCTTCTGGTTGACGACATCTTGGACACAGGCAACACTATGTTCGCCCTGACGCACATGCTGAAGGATACAGGTGTAGCCGAAGTCCGGACATGCGTCCTGATGAACAAGGAAGAGCGACGCACAGCAAATATCCACGCGGACTTCGTCGGCTTTGAGATCAAGAATGAATTCGTCGTGGGCTACGGTTTGGACTATGCGGAAGAATACCGAACCCTGCCCGACATTTGGACCCTGGAAGAAACCTAAGCGCTTTAGCTTGATATTTGAGAGAGATTCATGGCTAATAACGATTTAGATGACGTAAGGCTACACGCCACACAAACCATTGAGGCCGTAGGTCGCAGCTACAGCAAAATCAGCCGCGGCAAGCGTTTCTTGATAAACCTGCTTGTTTGTCTTGTATTTTTTGTCATAGGCTTCATCACCTGCAGTGTCATGAACAGCGTTCCTACCCAGGGAGCCATTGAAAAGGTTGCCGCCCAGCCGGACTTGCCTAACAAGTGCAAGTACCGCTACGACCGAGCCATGGAATACGCCATCATGCATGAATGCGTATTTGCCCAAGGCACTCCCCGAAATGACAACACGCTTATTCAACGAATCAACTACTGTACCTGCGCATTAGAAAGCGTCCAAAAGAAAAAGCCTTACCAGAAGATGTTCGAGAACAACCTGGTAGACTTCACCTTCAAGATCCGCGAAGAAAACCTCTGCCAGGAAAACAAGGTCATCCCCACTCTCGATGCCGACGAATCCAAGGATAAAAAATGACCATAAGCGAAATAGAAGAATCTATCCGTGAAGAGGCCGAAGCTCTCATCAAGACAGAGCCGCTGTCTGTATTGATGATCAACGAGCAGGTTCTTTCTCGCCACAGTTTCGGAGAAATGCTCTCCGTCACCTTGTCCTGTCAGCTGGCCGGAGAGGTCATTGACCGCAATGAACTGGAAAAGATGTTCAACGCACTTTACCAGAAGTATCCGGAACTGCTGACCAGTGCCGCCAAGGACCTTCACGCCACTGTGATGCGTGACCCGGCATGTACCAGCTATCTGGAGCCCATGCTTTTCTTCAAGGGATTCCAGGGTCTGCAGGCCTACCGCGTAGCGCATATCCTTTGGGAAGAAAACCGATCCTTCCCCGCCAAGATGCTGCAGAGCATTATCAGCCGTAAGTTCGGCATGGACATCCATCCTGCGGCAAAAATCGGTTACGGCATTCTGGTAGACCACGCAACTAACATCGTGATTGGCGAAACAGCAATCGTCGGCAACAACGTATCCTTCCTCCATGGCGTAACCTTGGGCGGTACCGGCAACGAAGTTGGCGATCGTCATCCCAAGATTGGCAACGGAGTCATGTTAGGCGCCCACGCTCAATTGCTGGGAAACATCCATATCGGCGATGGAGCAAAGATTGGCGCCGGAGCCGTTGTTGTTGGCGACGTTCCTGCACATACAACCTACGCAGGGGTCCCCGCTGTTCAGGTCGGCCGTCCTCACGACGAAATGCCAAGCTTCAACATGCAGCAAGACTTTACTAGAGATGCTTAAGAATGAACAGTGAACAATGAAGAATGAACAATTGTGATAATGGCGCCTTCGGCGCTTTATAATGTTACGGCTTTGCCGTCTTTTATCAAAATTGTTAACTGTTAACTATTCATTGTTAATTCATATCTATGACAAAGAAAGATCGAATCGCCTTTATTACTCAGAAATTAGACGAGCTGTTTCCCGACCCGCCCATTCCACTGAATTATCGCGACCCTTTCACGCTTCTTGTCGCTGTGGCACTCAGCGCCCAATGTACGGACGCCCGCGTCAACCTGGTAACCGCAGAACTTTTCAAAGTTGCAGATACTCCAGCCAAGATGGTTTCCCTCGGTGTAGAAAAGATTGCAGAATACATCAAGACCTGCGGACTTTACCAGAACAAGAGCAAAAACATCTTTAAACTCTCGCAAATTCTCGTGGAAAAATACGGCGGAGAAGTTCCCCGTACCTTTGAAGAACTGGAAGCCCTCCCCGGCGTCGGTCACAAGACCGCAAGCGTCATGATGATTCATGCCTTCAAGATTCCAGCCTTCCCTGTAGATACGCACATTCATCGCCTGGCGGCCCGCTGGGGACTTTCTGACGGCAGCTCCGTAGAACGCACAGAAGCCGATCTAAAAAAAGTCTTCCCGAAGGAAGACTGGGAAAAGAAGCATTTGCAAATTATCTTATTCGGCCGCACCTACTGCAAGGCCATGGGCCATAAAGTGGATCAGTGTCCAATCTGCAGCATCGTAGGATGTAAGGCCAAATAGAAAACGAGCGTTTCCGCTCGTCTTTCTTTTTTAAGCCTTACTTGTTCTTCAACAATTCATCGAAGTAGCAGATAGTCTTTTCAAGGCCCTTACGCAAAGGAATGGTG from Fibrobacter sp. encodes:
- a CDS encoding glycoside hydrolase family 26 protein; its protein translation is MNLKTLLAFGLATAAASQAAISYAPVNPNATDAAKKLYNFLATNFGNHTISGVQTGDVDSDKVKSMFDVQAVYDAAGKYPALVGFDFLFANGVKASDSWYQSYTQTAIDAAADLWANGGIPAFSWHWKDPSHTIDAFYTKAGNPKEFTNFDYTKGFKAGTTEWDETSETYKQIVEDIDEIAIYFKQLQEKGAAAIFRPLHESGGAFFWWSAVTDAKDMHKGAEYAALYRLVYDRMVKVNGVNNLIWVWNAQTDIFDDATWNPGAEYYDVFSVDIYNPAYDYQSNSAAFKKMQQINGDKILALSENGPIPDASLMYKDGAVWSWNMPWYESWDGKYVSKTKNTVWEANLKSPCVYALEDMPGWDNYTISNAPAAACEVGYALADLDTAVDHTITFPADTATNGYLMVTANASAADTAKGNIVIKSGKIDLSTAKVVTLEVDNSNNDAGVWFTIAFLTGAPDWAWAQPDGCWINGGEVTTCKIDLSTTAKDQVILEGDDYTNFMKNISKFYIEFSGAAWSGTLFFDDVKTDAGVVINDFNKVAKITVEEGSFVKAEIIGSGAPNAIHQVAAASAKLSVQGHSIMLSTVKTGDVNVEVYGMNGKRITTLYHGALTAGTHAFDMTDLSKGQFIVRVKGAGMDAAQVIKLK
- the hpt gene encoding hypoxanthine phosphoribosyltransferase, with the translated sequence MSQKPMITAEQIQKRIRELAAGIAASYEFDVILSALTGAYMFTADLSRALAKPQIRIAFIKASSYGDGTESSGQIKVSGLEKIDLKGKRVLLVDDILDTGNTMFALTHMLKDTGVAEVRTCVLMNKEERRTANIHADFVGFEIKNEFVVGYGLDYAEEYRTLPDIWTLEET
- a CDS encoding DUF3536 domain-containing protein, giving the protein MSEKHPLYFTIHGHFYQPPRENPWTGVIENQPSARPNHDWNDRIASQCYSPNSASRILSPNGRIVDIVNNYDFMSFNMGPTLMGWIRTHTPETYKRIQEADKRSMERLNGHGNAIAQVYNHIIMPLASAEDKKTQIRWGIEDFKFHFGRMPEAMWLAETAINMETVVELIKAGIKFTILSPTQADSFRALAEDGSAKDGEWQGCANTDIDTTRPYRIYPRDKEGNLVCDGYLDVFFYNPWLSSAVGFEHLLRDAGTFGRRIKDAWDENRVDPQLVSIGTDGESYGHHEPFGDMCAAWLYNHYAPENNMVPVNYGWFLEKFPPKHEVLLKNFHSEGCAWSCAHGVGRWYRDCGCSTGGGPDWNQKWRGSLRDAMNHLKKLADDVFVREFAKISNVNPWDARNNYVQTLVAPEDKKRVKDFLAATVKAPENEEMCAKAIRLLEIQKFCLFSFTSCGWFFNDIEGLEPVQNMRYALRAMELLEPFLPRDHHIRNQFLSILGRATSNEHKWNGAEVFTRYAEEQVPVVVKQMAERAAIFHLNLEEGYDNADDRMTATKIASNDNQTLVRAEYKDKMIGESRIASVLVITDSLGRINIVVADGENDKNELKFTSNPNMSTEELQSEYPTAYVVRMRDLMSDSLRRINQITTRKDLTSITKSFSSFALSHGLSIDSLADPDHTLPDTLRKILSLEINSKIHHMALQYLKKDDKNLFDEIQDLIDEAKRLETTFSFGGTGRIFFARLCELIDAVSTKYSKATVDHITGLITVADWLQLGIDKTSLENKVFPFYKEYLKDTAGNLSGLKPMFSWLNFEV
- the cysE gene encoding serine O-acetyltransferase, whose translation is MTISEIEESIREEAEALIKTEPLSVLMINEQVLSRHSFGEMLSVTLSCQLAGEVIDRNELEKMFNALYQKYPELLTSAAKDLHATVMRDPACTSYLEPMLFFKGFQGLQAYRVAHILWEENRSFPAKMLQSIISRKFGMDIHPAAKIGYGILVDHATNIVIGETAIVGNNVSFLHGVTLGGTGNEVGDRHPKIGNGVMLGAHAQLLGNIHIGDGAKIGAGAVVVGDVPAHTTYAGVPAVQVGRPHDEMPSFNMQQDFTRDA
- a CDS encoding cellulase family glycosylhydrolase — its product is MNKLTKMALAGMIAAGTSMAANGDGYKMSICSTDKSKLCHNNKEIFLNGMNIAWWNFSQDVGKDANGKLMTIDENAVRKDLKDLRAAGGNSIRWWLFTNNTMDPSFDPTTHYATGIEEQTIKNVGMVLDIAEEYGIVVDLCLLSFDMMKKDYNSTHDWGGRFDFEANELILKDEAATQAFIDKAVLPLVKAYKNHPALLAWEVFNEPEGMTSTENFGNGWGTELVDIKYIQRVINMTADAIHKEAPTNLVSNGSARFTMTSDKCGKNYYTDAQLLAAGENKYTKGTLDFYQVHYYPEWNPNSASPFHNPYSYYLLDKPMVVGELPGADWTDVNTSGGNLSQDPAGSRQMTIADAYKYAFENGYSGAMGWTLHEEAGNDFYKGAIWSLANSAAALTTIYNLDSTKVKIKDEAVSAGGQNGWMKVTYANTDASEGANLTYKFTTKLTGNKEISFTVKNNSTQDLQYTMALKTNANDKHQAWGWYNGNNYCDVAAGETATCTFPVADFAYWEDDYPITENLGNLAEVIIKMTTGDFSGEVLIDNVLVDGGAIVINNFDTEFDTFSPEQATITKVETYFDGTPATPLSIKATAAVPAAKMNVIGNRIMLSTATMGETSVDVFSLNGNRIATLFRGSLSAGTHAFNMSEMPKGQYIVRVKGAGIAATQPVKIK
- the nth gene encoding endonuclease III — its product is MTKKDRIAFITQKLDELFPDPPIPLNYRDPFTLLVAVALSAQCTDARVNLVTAELFKVADTPAKMVSLGVEKIAEYIKTCGLYQNKSKNIFKLSQILVEKYGGEVPRTFEELEALPGVGHKTASVMMIHAFKIPAFPVDTHIHRLAARWGLSDGSSVERTEADLKKVFPKEDWEKKHLQIILFGRTYCKAMGHKVDQCPICSIVGCKAK